The proteins below are encoded in one region of Takifugu rubripes chromosome 1, fTakRub1.2, whole genome shotgun sequence:
- the LOC101075939 gene encoding carbonic anhydrase 4-like, translating to MKWFLAAIATCALLPRIYCASTDVEWCYHQASCNDTRWPTIVPEYCNGSRQSPIDITSANAEANENLTAFTFYNYSSTTAFKRFFNTGKTVKVSFDSGVKVSGGDLSETYDSLQFQLHWGNGSSVPGSEHTVDGKQYPMELHIMNLKSSYNGNTTLGFADPEGLAALGFFIEVMDGNAMGSPASWKTLTSYLQNITNIGTSVNMAPGLTLDALLEGVDRTKYYRYLGSLTTPDCNEAVVWTVFKDSIKVSKDLIDLFSTSVYFKTRTNSELMTNIYRSVQGNELRVTTQATQTTEATSAGVSIPASFSLALTALSLVLLKF from the exons AATGGTGTTATCATCAAGCATCTTGCA ATGACACACGCTGGCCCACCATTGTACCCGAATACTGCAATGGGAGTCGACAGTCTCCCATCGACATCACCTCAGCAAACGCCGAGGCCAACGAAAATTTGACAGCGTTCACCTTTTACAACTACAGCAGCACGACCGCGTTCAAGAGATTTTTTAACACGGGCAAGACCG TGAAAGTCAGTTTTGACAGTGGTGTCAAGGTGTCGGGGGGAGACTTGTCTGAGACCTACGACAGTCTGCAGTTCCAACTGCACTGGGGGAATGGATCCTCTGTGCCCGGCTCTGAGCACACTGTGGATGGAAAACAGTATCCTATGGAG CTGCACATCATGAACCTGAAGTCCTCTTATAATGGGAACACGACCTTAGGTTTTGCAGACCCTGAGGGACTTGCTGCTCTCGGTTTCTTCATCGAG GTCATGGACGGTAACGCAATGGGCAGCCCTGCGAGCTGGAAGACACTGACCTCTTACCtgcaaaacatcacaaacattg GTACCTCTGTCAACATGGCACCTGGCCTTACGTTGGACGCTCTCCTGGAAGGGGTCGATCGTACAAAGTATTACCGCTACCTTGGCTCCTTGACCACGCCTGATTGCAACGAGGCTGTGGTTTGGACGGTGTTCAAGGACTCGATTAAAGTCAGCAAAGATTTG ATTGACCTCTTCAGCACGTCTGTGTACTTCAAAACCAGAACAAATTCAGAATTAATGACGAACATCTACAGAAGCGTCCAGGGAAATGAGCTCCGAGTCACAACGCAGGCCACGCAGACCACGGAGGCCACGTCTGCAGGCGTCTCAATCCCAGCCTCCTTCTCACTGGCTCTGACGGCTCTCAGCCTTGTCCTGCTAAAGTTTTAG